AGGACGCGGGCGATGTCGCCGGTGGGGGCACCTTCGGGCGGGCTGTCGGCAGTCTGGTGGTCGGGGGTCTGGTCGGTCACGAAAGGATCTCCTGCAGGCGGAGGGTGGCGATGCGGATCACCTGGGCCTCGGCGGTGGCGCGTTCGGTCGCGGTGTCGTTGTCCCGGCGCGCCTGCATGGCCGACAGGATGCCCGCCTTGTCATGGTCGCGCACCGCGATGATGAAGGGGAAGCCGTGCTTGGCCATGTAGGCCTCGTTCAGCTGCGTGAACCCGGCGCGCTCGGCGTCGGTCAGGGCATCCAGCCCCGCGCTGGCCTGTTCGGCGCTGCTGTCCGAGGTCAGGCGCTTCGCCTGCGCCAGCTTTCCGGCCAGATCGGGATGGGCGTTCAGCACCGCCAGCCGCTCGGCCTCGGAGGCCTGCCGGAAGACCTGCGCCATGCGGGCAGCCAGGCCTTGGGCGCTGTCATGGACGGCCCCCATCTCGGCGTCCCAGACCCGTTCGGCGATGACGGGCGAATGCTCGTAGATGCTGCCGAAGCGGGCGACGAAATCGGCGCGCGCCATCTGCGAGGGGCGGGGGCGGGGCCAATAGGGGTGTTCCTCGGCCCAGTGGCGGGCGATGTCCAGGCGCGAGGCGAACCAGACCCCCTCATGTGCGCGGGCATGGTCCAGGAACCGCTGGATGGCCATGGCGCGTCCGGGCCGACCCGCCAAGCGGCAATGCAACCCGATGGACATCATCTTGGGCGCCCCCGCCGCGCCCTCGGCGTAAAGCATGTCGAAGCTGTCGCGGAGGTAGTCGAAGAAATCGGTGCCGGTGCCGAAGCCCTGACCGCTGGAAAAGCGCATGTCGTTGGCGTCCATCGTATAGGGCACCATCAGCTGCGGCCTGTCCTTGTGGACATGCCAATAGGGCAGCTCGTCCGCGATGGTGTCGGCCAGATAGGCGAAGCCGCCTTCCTCGCAGCCAAGCGCCACCGTGTTCATCGAGGTGCGCCCCTGATAGAAGCCATGGGGGCGCTGGCCGGTGACCGCCGTGTGCAGGGCCACGGCCTGGGCGATGTGGTCGGCCTCGACCTCGGCGGGCACGTTGCGATAGTCGATCCATTTCAGCCCGTGGGTCGCGATCTCCCACCCGGCGGACTGCATGGCGGCGACCTGTTCGGGGCTGCGCTCCAGCGCGGTGGCCACGCCGTAGACGGTGACGGGGATGTCCTTCAGCAGCCGGTGCATCCGCCAGAAGCCCGAGCGCGCGCCGTAGTCGTAGATCGATTCCATGTTCCAGTGCCGCTGCCCGGGCCAGGGTTGCGCGCCGATGATCTCGGACAGGAACGCCTCGGAGGCGGGGTCGCCATGCTCGATGCTGTTCTCGCCGCCCTCCTCGTAATTCAGCACGATCTGGACCGCGATGCGGGCGCCGCCCGGCCAGCGGGGATCGGGGGTGGTTTCGCCATATCCTCGCAGATCGCGGCTGTAGCGCATCGAAGTCCCCTTTGGGCCCAAGGTCGTGACGCTGCCAGAAAAGCGCGCAGCGCGGGCGACGGCAAGCGGGCAGACGCCGAATTCTGTATCAAGGAAACCGCAAAGATCCCACTGCTTTTCAATCGGGCATTGAAAGACTTGCGGGCGGGCGGGCATTGTCGCCCAGGCCCGCCGGGCCCAGGCTGCGCCGAAAGGCAGCCCAACAAGGCCGCTGCCAAAGGGGGGGTCATGGACCGTTACTTCAAGCTGTCGGACAAGGGAACCAGCGTCAGGACCGAGGTGATCGCCGGCATCACCACTTTCCTGACGATGGCCTATATCATCTTCGTCAATCCCGACATCCTGGCCACGACCGGCATGGACCGGGACGCGGTCTTCGTGGCCACCTGCCTGGCGGCGGCCCTGGGATCGCTGATCATGGGGCTGTGGGCCAACTGGCCCATCGGCATGGCGCCGGGCATGGGGCTGAACGCCTTCTTCGCCTTCACGGTCGTGGGCATGATGGGCTTCACCTGGCAGCAGGCCCTGGGGGCGGTGTTCATCAGCGGCCTGATCTTCCTGTTCCTGTCGGCCACCGGCATCCGGCGCTGGCTGATCGCGGGCATCCCGTCGTCCATGCGCAGCGCCATCGCGGCGGGGATCGGGCTGTTCCTGGCGATCATCGCGCTGCAATCCTCGGGGATCGTGGTGGACAGCCCGGCCACGCTGGTGGCCTTGGGCGACCTGACGGCGACGGGGACGCTGCTGACCATCGCGGGGTTCTTCGTCATCGTGGCGCTGGACGCGCTGAAGGTGACCGGCGCGATCCTGATCGGCATCCTGGTGACCACGCTGGCCGCCATCGCCCTAGGCGTCAGCCAGTTCGGCGGCGTGGTGTCGATGCCGCCCTCGATCGCGCCCACCTTCCTGCAGATGGACCTGATGGGCGCGCTGACCTTCGGCATCGTGCAGGTCGTGCTGGTGATGGTGCTGGTCGAGGTCTTCGACGCGACCGGCACGCTGATCGGGGTGGCCAAGCGCGCGGGCCTGCTGACCGAGGGGCCGACCCACCAGAACCCCGCCCTGGGCCGCGCGCTGATGGCCGATTCGACGGCGATCACGGCAGGCGCGCTGCTGGGCACCTCGTCCACCACGGCCTATGTCGAAAGCGCCTCGGGCGTGCAGGCGGGGGGCCGGACCGGGCTGACGGCGGTGGTCGTGGGCGTGCTGTTCCTGGCAGCGATGTTCTTTGCGCCGCTGGCGGGCGCGGTCCCGGCCTATGCCACGGCGCCGGCGCTTCTGTATGTCGCCACGCTGATGGTGCGCGAGCTGTCCGAGGTCGATTGGGACGACGTGACCGAGGCCGCGCCCGCGGTCCTGACGGCCATCGCCATGCCCTTCACCTATTCCATCGCCAACGGGCTGGCCTTCGGCTTCATCAGCTATGCGCTGATCAAGCTGCTGACCGGCCGCGCCCGAGAGGTGCATGCCGCGACCTGGATCATCGCGGCGATGTTCGTGGCGAAATACACCTTCTTCGGCGGCCACTAGGGGCTCAGGGCGTCTGGCCGCCCATCGCCTCGGTCAGGCTGGCGGCGGCGGCGGCCACCACCGCGCCCAGGGTCTTCACGTGCTCGGCCGCGATCCGGTGCGCGGGGCCGCTGACCGAGACCCCGGCCACCGCCTCGCCCGACAGGTCGAAGACCGGGGCCGCGATGCAGCGCATGCCGCGCGTGCGCTCCTCGTCGTCGAAGGAGAATCCGCGATGGCGGATGCGCGCCAGATCCGCCTGCAGCGCCTGGCGGTCGGTCAGGGTGTTGTCGGTGAAGCGCGCCAGCGGCGCCGCGCCCTGCAGCGGACCCGTGGCGCCGCCCGCCGCTCCGAAAGCCAAGAGCGCCTTGCCGATCCCCGAGGCATGCAGCGGCGAGCGGGTGCCCGGCGGAAAGAAGGCGCGGATCGTCTCGGTCGTCTCGACCTGGCTCAAAAACAGCACGGCGTCGCCTTGCAGGATGCCGAGGTTTGCCGTCTCTCCGGTATGTTCCATCAGTGCGCGCAGGATCGGGCGGGCGCGCTCCACGATCCCCGAGCGGCGCATGAAGGCCGACCCCAACCGGAAGGCCTGCGGGCCGATATTCCAGGCCTGGGTCGCGGGATCGCTTTCCACCATGCCGCGCGTGGCCAGCGTGTGCAGGACGCGGTGCACGGTCGAGGGGGGCTGGGCCGCATGTTCGGCCACCTCGGAGAGCGTCAGGCCGGGACGGGCGGCCAGCAGGTCCAGCAGGTCCAGCGCGCGGTCCAGCGCCTGCACGGTGCCGGGCAGGGGAACCTGCGCCTTGGGCGGGCGGCCCCGGCGGCGGATCGGATCGGCCATTCTGCCTCCGTTGACGATGCTGCCTTGTGGTGACGGCGAACATCGCCCCGCACAAGGGGGAAAATCCCGCGAGACGGGCGGTTTTTCGGGGGCGGCGGGTGCGACCGCTGCCCAATCCGGCGGCAGTGCGGGCGGCACGCGCAGGGCCCGGCGGGAAAAGCGTTTCCGATCGGCGCGCGCGGGTCTTAGCTGGGGATCGTCGGGGTCGGGGCAGTGGCGGACGCACAGGCGGGTTGCGGGCGATTGTCCACGATCCCTATAGACTGCCTTGCGATGCCCGTGGCTCGATTGCCGACCGGAAGCGGGTATCACGGGGAAAACGCAGCAAGGGAGAGCCGCGATGGCGGGCTATCTGACGACCCATGTTCTGGACACCGCCCGGGGCGCGCCCGCCGCGGGGATGGAGGTGGTGCTGAGCCGCCTCGATGGCGGCACGCGCCACGTACTGGCCCGGATGCGCACCAATGCCGACGGGCGCACCGATGCGCGCATCCTGCCCGAGGAGGCCTTCGTCACCGGTACCTACGAGCTGGAATTCCACGCCGGCGCCTGGATGGATGCGACGGGGGTGCTTGCCGAAAGCCCGCGCTTTCTGGACGTGATCCCGATCCGCTTCGGCATGTCGCGTGACGATCACTACCACGTGCCGCTGCTGGTCTCTCCCTTCGGCTATTCGACCTATCGGGGCAGCTGAGATGATCCCGGAAACCGTCATCCTGTGGGAGTGGCTGGCCTTCGCCGTCCGCTGGACCCATGTCATCACCGCCATCGCCTGGATCGGGTCGTCCTTCTACTTCATCGCGCTGGATCTGGGCCTGCAGAAGGCGCCCGGCATGCCCAAGGGCGCGCATGGCGAGGAATGGCAGGTCCATGGCGGCGGCTTCTACCATGTCCAGAAATACCTGGTCGCGCCCGAGCGGATGCCCGAGCATCTGACCTGGTTCAAATGGGAAAGCTATGCCACCTGGCTGTCGGGCGCGGCGCTGTTGATGGTCACCTACTGGGCGGGCGCGAACCTGTACCTGATCGAGCCCGCCAAGGCCGATCTGGCCATCTGGCAGGGCATCGCGATCTCGGCCGGGTCGCTGGCCCTGGGCTGGCTGATCTATGACGGGCTGTGCAAGTCGCCCTTGGGCAACCGGCCCACGGTGCTGATGGGGCTGCTGTTCGTGGCGCTGGTGGCGATGGGCTGGGCCTATGACCAGATCTTCACGGGCCGGGCGGCGCTGCTGCATCTGGGCGCCTTCACCGCGACGATCATGACCGCGAACGTGTTCCTGATCATCATGCCCAACCAGCGCATCGTGGTGGCCGACCTCAAGGCGGGCCGCGCGCCCGATCCGAAATACGGCAAGATCGCCAAGCTGCGGTCCACCCACAACAACTACCTGACGCTGCCCGTGATCTTCCTGATGCTGTCGAACCACTACCCCCTGGCCTTCGCCAGCCAGTACAACTGGCTGATCGCGGCGCTGATCTTCCTGATGGGGGTGACGATCCGGCATTTCTTCAACACCATGCATGCCCGCAGGGGCTATCGCTGGTGGACCTGGGCGGTGACGGTGATGCTGTTCATCGGGGTCATGTGGCTGTCGGCCCTGGGCGTGAACCAGGACAGCTATGACGAAGCGATGGCCCGCCCGCTGACGCCGGTCGAGGCGCGCTTCGCCGAGGGTCCGGGCTTTGACGAGGCCGCCAATGCCGTGATCGGCCGCTGCTCGATGTGCCATGCCCGCGAGCCGGTCTGGGAGGGGATCCATCACGCCCCCAAGGGGGTGCTGCTGGAAACGCCCGCTGACATCGCCCGCGCCGCGCGCGACATCTATGTCCAGGCCGGGCTGACCGACGCGATGCCCCCCGCCAACATCACCGGAATGGAGGATGCCGAGCGCGACCTGATCCTGCGCTGGTTCCGGCAGGTCGGCGCATCCGCGGTCGCGGGGCTCTAGGCGCCGGTCGGGGCAGGGGTCGGACCGGCGGTCAGAACAGCGGGCGCAGCTCGCGCACCGCGTGATCGGCGAACAGCCGCACCTTGGGGTCCTGCAGCCGCCGATGCGGCGTCAGGCAGCCGAACTGGGCGGGCAGGGGGCGGTGACGGGCCAGCACCTCGACCAGCCGCCCCGCCGCCAGATCGCCCGCGACTTCGTACATGGGCCGGTTCGCGATCCCGTGGCCGTCCAGCGCCCACCCCGTCAGCACGTCGCCGTCATCGGTGTCGAAGCGCCCCTGCACCATCATCTTGCGCGGCCCCTCGGGCGTCTGCAGCGTCCAGAAATATTCCGGGCTGCGCGGATAGCGCAGCAGCAGGCAGTTGTGCCCGGCCAGATCGTCGGGCCCCTCGGGCACCCCCTCGCGCGCCAGATAGGCGGGGGCCGCGACCAGCACGCGCGGGCAGTCCGCGATCTTGCGCCATTTCAGCGCCGAATCCGCGGGCTCGCCCAGGAAGAAGGCCAGGTCGATGGCATCCTCGACGATGTTGACGTTGCGGTCCGACAGGCGCAGCCGGATCTCGACCCCGGGATTGGCCGCGCAGAAGGGCGGGACCAGCGGCGCGATCAGCCGTCGCCCCAGCCCCAGGGGCGCGGTCAGCCGGATCACCCCCTGCGGCTTGCCCGAGAAGCTGCCGATCAGCGCCTCGGCCTCGTCCAGCGTCTCGATCACCCGGCGGGCATGGTCATAGAAGGCGCGCCCGATCTCGGTCGGGGTCAGCTTGCGGGTGGTGCGGTTCAGCAGCCGCAGCCCGAAGCGATTTTCAAGATCCTTGATACGATTCGAGGCAACTGCCGGGGAAAGGCGCAGATCCCTGCCTCCGGCGGTGATCGAGCCCAGCTCGACCACCCTCACGAAGACGCGCAGGCTTTCCAGATAGGACATGAGGGTGGCCCGCTTTCAATGAGACGTGTAAAGTCTTCTATGCCGCGCCCGATTTCGCAACCATCCATTTCCGCCTAGCATCGGGACCAAGCGAGGAAGGATCACCATGACCCAGCTGCGGTTTCTGCTCAACGACCAACAGGTCGCCCTGACCGAGGTGGGCGCGTCGGACACGCTGCTGGACCATCTGCGCCTGGCCCGCCGCCTGACCGGCACCAAGGAGGGCTGCGCCGAGGGCGATTGCGGCGCCTGCACCGTGCTGCTGGGCCGCCTGACCGAGGGCGGGCTGGTCTACGAGCCGGTGAATGCCTGCATCCGGCTGCTGGCCTCCTGCCACGCCACCCATGTCGTGACGATCGAGCATCTGCGCGGCCCCGACGGCGGGCTGCATCCCGTGCAGGCCGCGATGGTCGAGCATCATGGCAGCCAGTGCGGCTTCTGCACGCCGGGCATCGTCATGGCGCTCTATGGTCTGTGGATGACCGACCCGCAGGCGGACGAGGCCGCCATCGAGGTGGCGCTGCAGGGCAACATCTGCCGCTGCACCGGCTATCAGCCGATCATCACCGCGGCCTTGGCCGCAGGCGCCGCCGGGGGCCAGGCGCAGGACGCGCTGGCCCGCGAACGCGCCTCGGTCACCGCCCGGCTGGCCGGCATGGCGGGCGGGCGGATCACACTGGCGCGCGGCGCCGACCGCGCCATCATCCCCGCTGACGCCGACGATCTGGCGCAGGTCCTGCTGGACCAGCCGCAGGCCACGCTGGTCGCGGGCGGCACCGATGTCGGGCTGTGGGTGACCAAGTTCCTGCGCGACATCAGCCCCGCCGTCTTCATCGGCCACCTGATGAAGGACATCCGCGTCGAGGACGGCGACCTGCATCTTGGCGCGGGCGTCACCTATTCCGAGGCCGCCCCCCTGATCGCCTGCCACATCCCCGAAGCCCATGATTACTGGCTGCGGATCGGCGGCTGGCAGGTGCGCAACATGGGCACGATCGGCGCCAACATCGCCAACGGCTCGCCCATCGGGGACACGCCGCCGCTGCTGATCGCGCTCGGTGCGCGGATCGTGCTGCGGCGCGGGGACGCGCGGCGCGAGCTGCCGCTGGAGGATTTCTTCCTGGACTACGGCAAGCAGGACCGCGCGCCCGGCGAGTTCGTGGAACGGATCGTCATCCCGACCCGGGCAGGCGCGCGCATCGCCGCCTACAAGATCACCAAGCGCCATGACAGCGACATCACGGCGGTGGCGGCGGGCCTGTGCCTCGAGGTGCAAGGCGGGGTGATCACGGACGCCCGGCTGGCCTTCGGCGGCATGGCCGCCACCCCCAAGCGCGCCCGGGCCGCCGAGGCCGCGCTGCAGGGCCAGCCCTTTGCGGAAAGCAGCTTCGACGCCGCCGCCCGCGCGCTGGCGCAGGATTTCACGCCGCTGTCCGACATGCGGGCCAGCGCCGATTACCGTGCCCTGGTGGCGCGCAACCTGCTTCGCCGCTTCTGGCTGGAGCAATCCGATCCCGGCCTGCCCGTGCGGCTGCGCCAACCCGTAGGAGCCTGAGGCCATGAAGGACGACAGGACCGCCATCCGGGGACTGGCCCATCAGGATCAGGCCCATGACAGCGCCATCAAGCATGTGACCGGCCGCGCCGACTATACCGACGACCTGACCGAGCCGACGGGCACCATCCATGCCTATCTGGGCCTGTCGAGCTGCGCGCATGGGCGGATCACGGGCAGCGATTTCTCGGACGTGCTGGCGCAGCCCGGGGTGCTGGGCGTGCTGACCGCCGCCGATCTGCCCGGCGTCAACGACGTCTCGCCCAACGGCAAGAACGACGACCCGATCTTTGCCGAAGGCGTGGTGCAGTTCTGGGGCCAGCCGGTCTTTGCCGTAGTGGCCGAGACGCGCGACCAGGCCCGCCGTGCCGCCCACAGGGCGCGCATCACCTATGACCCGCTGCCCCATGCGCTGGACCCGATCGCGGCGCGCGATGCGGGCATGGGCTATGTCACCGACCCCCTGACCCTGCGCCGCGGCGACGCGCCCGCAGCCCTGGCCCGCGCCCCGCATCGGATCGAGGGCCGCTTCGCCATCGGCGGGCAGGATCACTTCTATCTGGAGGGCCAGATCGCGCTGGCCATCCCGGGCGAGGATGACGATGTCGCGCTGCATGTCTCGACCCAGCACCCGTCCGAGGTGCAGCACATGGTGGCCCATGTCCTGAACGTGTCCAGCCATTCGGTCGTGGTGAACGTGCGCCGCATGGGCGGGGGGTTCGGCGGCAAGGAAACGCAGATGAACCTGTTCGCCTGCGTGGCGGCGGTGGCGGCCAAGCGCTGGAACCGCGCCGTCAAGATCCGCCCCGACCGCGACGACGACATGATCGCCACCGGCAAGCGCCACGATTTCGTGGTCGATTACGCGGTGGGCTTCGACGATCAGGGCCGCATCCAGGCGGTGGAGGGCGACTGGTACGCCCGCTGCGGCTTTTCCGCCGACCTGTCGGGCCCGGTCACCGACCGCGCGCTGTTTCATGCCGACAACGCCTATTTCTATCCCGACGTCCGCATCAGCAGCCACCCGCTGAAGACCAACACCGTCAGCAACACCGCCTTCCGCGGCTTCGGCGGCCCGCAGGGCGTGATCGTGGCCGAGCGCATGATCGAGGAGATCGCCTACGCCCTGGGTCTGGACCCGCTGGAGGTGCGCAAGCGCAACCTCTATCAGAACGGCCAGCTGACCCCCTATCATCAGGAGGTCACCGACCAGATCCTGCCCCGCATCTTCGACGAGCTTGAGGCCAGCAGCGACTATCACGCCCGCCGGCAGGCCGTGCTGGACTGGAACGCGAAAGGCGGCGTGATCCGCAAGGGCATCTCGCTGGTGCCGGTCAAGTTCGGGATCAGCTTCACCGCGACCTGGTTCAACCAGGCGGGCGCGCTGATCCACATCTATAGCGACGGCTCGATCCACCTGAACCATGGCGGGACCGAGATGGGGCAGGGGCTGAACACCAAGGTGGCCCAGGTGGTGGCAGAGGCGTTCCAATGCGACATCGCCCGCATCAAGATCACCAAGACCACGACCGAGAAGGTCCCCAACACCTCGGCCACCGCGGCCTCCTCGGGCACCGACCTCAATGGCATGGCGGCGCTGGACGCGGCGGACCAGATCAAGGCGCGGCTGGTGGGGTTCGTGGCCGAACGGTGGCAGGTCGCGCCCGGGGACGTGGCCTTCCTGCCCGGCCAGATCCGGGCGGGCGACCACCTGATCCCCTTCACCGAGGTCATCCGGGCCGCCTACATGGCACGCATCCACCTGTCGGCGGCGGGCTTCTACAAGACGCCCAAGATCCACTGGGACCGCGCGACCGGCAAGGGGCGGCCCTTCTACTACTACGCCTACGGCGCGGCGGTGTCCGAGGTCTCGGTCGACACGCTGACCGGCGAATACGTGATCGACCGGACGGATGTGCTCCATGACGTGGGCCGGTCGCTGAACCCGGCGCTGGACAGGGGGCAGGTCGAGGGCGCCTTCGTGCAGGGCGCGGGCTGGCTGACCATCGAGGAGCTGTGGTGGTCCGAGCAGGGGCAGCTCAAGACCCATGCCCCCTCGACCTACAAGGTGCCTCTGGCCAGCGACCGCCCGCGCATCTTCAACGTGGCGCTGGCCGACTGGTCCGAGGCCTCAGAGCGCACGATCAAGCGCTCCAAGGCCGTCGGAGAGCCGCCTTTCATGCTGGGCATCAGCGTCTTCGAGGCGATCAACATGGCCGTGGCCTCGGTCGCGGGCTACCGCGAACCCGCGCGGCTGGACGCGCCCGCCACGCCCGAGCGGGTGCTGATGGCGGTCGAGCGGCTGCGCGGATGATCCGCGTCCGCGTGACCTCGGCGCGCGGCTCGACCCCGCGCGAGGCGGGGGCCGAGATGATCGTGGGCCCGGACACGATCCAGGGCACGATCGGCGGCGGGCAGCTGGAATACATGGCCATCGACCGCGCCCGCCAGATGCTGGCGCGCGGCGAGGCGACGGCCCGCATGGACATCCCCCTCGGCCCCGAGATCGGGCAATGCTGCGGCGGCCGCGTGATCCTGTCGCTGGACCGAGAGGCGCCCACGCCCCCCGCCCATCCCGACGCGCTGATCTTCGGGGCGGGCCATGTCGGCCGGGCCCTGTCGCGCGCGCTGCAGCCGCTGCCCGTCAACGCCCTGCTGATCGACAGCCGCCCCGAGGAGCTGGCGCGGGCCTCGGGGCCCACCCGGCTGACCCCTCTGCCCGAGGCGCTGATCCGCGACGCCCGCCCCGGCACCTTCGTGGTGATCCTGACCCATGATCACGCGCTGGACTTCCTTCTGGCCGCCGAGGCGCTGGCCCGGCGCGACTTGGCCTATGTCGGCATGATCGGCAGCGCCACGAAGCGCGCGCAATTCGCCCGCTTCGCCATTGCGCGCGGCCTCGACCCCGCGCCCCTCACCTGTCCCATCGGCGCGGGTTTCAGTCGCGACAAGCGCCCCGAGATCATCGCCGCCTTCACCGCCGCCGAGCTGATGGCGTGCCTCACCCTCTCTTCTTCACGAAAATATCCATGCAACAGCTGATCCGGGGCCGCGTCCTCGATTTTCACGCCGACCCCCATGACACGGATGACAGCCACCGTTTCTGGGAGGATGGGGCGATCCTGGTGACCGACGGGGTCATCACCGCCACCGGCGATCACGCCGAGATGTCGCGCCGGGGCCTGATCCCGGCGGGCATCGCTCAGACCGACCACCGCCCGCACCTGA
Above is a window of Paracoccus liaowanqingii DNA encoding:
- the puuE gene encoding allantoinase PuuE produces the protein MRYSRDLRGYGETTPDPRWPGGARIAVQIVLNYEEGGENSIEHGDPASEAFLSEIIGAQPWPGQRHWNMESIYDYGARSGFWRMHRLLKDIPVTVYGVATALERSPEQVAAMQSAGWEIATHGLKWIDYRNVPAEVEADHIAQAVALHTAVTGQRPHGFYQGRTSMNTVALGCEEGGFAYLADTIADELPYWHVHKDRPQLMVPYTMDANDMRFSSGQGFGTGTDFFDYLRDSFDMLYAEGAAGAPKMMSIGLHCRLAGRPGRAMAIQRFLDHARAHEGVWFASRLDIARHWAEEHPYWPRPRPSQMARADFVARFGSIYEHSPVIAERVWDAEMGAVHDSAQGLAARMAQVFRQASEAERLAVLNAHPDLAGKLAQAKRLTSDSSAEQASAGLDALTDAERAGFTQLNEAYMAKHGFPFIIAVRDHDKAGILSAMQARRDNDTATERATAEAQVIRIATLRLQEILS
- a CDS encoding NCS2 family permease, encoding MDRYFKLSDKGTSVRTEVIAGITTFLTMAYIIFVNPDILATTGMDRDAVFVATCLAAALGSLIMGLWANWPIGMAPGMGLNAFFAFTVVGMMGFTWQQALGAVFISGLIFLFLSATGIRRWLIAGIPSSMRSAIAAGIGLFLAIIALQSSGIVVDSPATLVALGDLTATGTLLTIAGFFVIVALDALKVTGAILIGILVTTLAAIALGVSQFGGVVSMPPSIAPTFLQMDLMGALTFGIVQVVLVMVLVEVFDATGTLIGVAKRAGLLTEGPTHQNPALGRALMADSTAITAGALLGTSSTTAYVESASGVQAGGRTGLTAVVVGVLFLAAMFFAPLAGAVPAYATAPALLYVATLMVRELSEVDWDDVTEAAPAVLTAIAMPFTYSIANGLAFGFISYALIKLLTGRAREVHAATWIIAAMFVAKYTFFGGH
- the bhcR gene encoding HTH-type transcriptional regulator BhcR is translated as MADPIRRRGRPPKAQVPLPGTVQALDRALDLLDLLAARPGLTLSEVAEHAAQPPSTVHRVLHTLATRGMVESDPATQAWNIGPQAFRLGSAFMRRSGIVERARPILRALMEHTGETANLGILQGDAVLFLSQVETTETIRAFFPPGTRSPLHASGIGKALLAFGAAGGATGPLQGAAPLARFTDNTLTDRQALQADLARIRHRGFSFDDEERTRGMRCIAAPVFDLSGEAVAGVSVSGPAHRIAAEHVKTLGAVVAAAAASLTEAMGGQTP
- the uraH gene encoding hydroxyisourate hydrolase, producing the protein MAGYLTTHVLDTARGAPAAGMEVVLSRLDGGTRHVLARMRTNADGRTDARILPEEAFVTGTYELEFHAGAWMDATGVLAESPRFLDVIPIRFGMSRDDHYHVPLLVSPFGYSTYRGS
- a CDS encoding urate hydroxylase PuuD, translating into MIPETVILWEWLAFAVRWTHVITAIAWIGSSFYFIALDLGLQKAPGMPKGAHGEEWQVHGGGFYHVQKYLVAPERMPEHLTWFKWESYATWLSGAALLMVTYWAGANLYLIEPAKADLAIWQGIAISAGSLALGWLIYDGLCKSPLGNRPTVLMGLLFVALVAMGWAYDQIFTGRAALLHLGAFTATIMTANVFLIIMPNQRIVVADLKAGRAPDPKYGKIAKLRSTHNNYLTLPVIFLMLSNHYPLAFASQYNWLIAALIFLMGVTIRHFFNTMHARRGYRWWTWAVTVMLFIGVMWLSALGVNQDSYDEAMARPLTPVEARFAEGPGFDEAANAVIGRCSMCHAREPVWEGIHHAPKGVLLETPADIARAARDIYVQAGLTDAMPPANITGMEDAERDLILRWFRQVGASAVAGL
- a CDS encoding LysR family transcriptional regulator is translated as MSYLESLRVFVRVVELGSITAGGRDLRLSPAVASNRIKDLENRFGLRLLNRTTRKLTPTEIGRAFYDHARRVIETLDEAEALIGSFSGKPQGVIRLTAPLGLGRRLIAPLVPPFCAANPGVEIRLRLSDRNVNIVEDAIDLAFFLGEPADSALKWRKIADCPRVLVAAPAYLAREGVPEGPDDLAGHNCLLLRYPRSPEYFWTLQTPEGPRKMMVQGRFDTDDGDVLTGWALDGHGIANRPMYEVAGDLAAGRLVEVLARHRPLPAQFGCLTPHRRLQDPKVRLFADHAVRELRPLF
- the xdhA gene encoding xanthine dehydrogenase small subunit, with protein sequence MTQLRFLLNDQQVALTEVGASDTLLDHLRLARRLTGTKEGCAEGDCGACTVLLGRLTEGGLVYEPVNACIRLLASCHATHVVTIEHLRGPDGGLHPVQAAMVEHHGSQCGFCTPGIVMALYGLWMTDPQADEAAIEVALQGNICRCTGYQPIITAALAAGAAGGQAQDALARERASVTARLAGMAGGRITLARGADRAIIPADADDLAQVLLDQPQATLVAGGTDVGLWVTKFLRDISPAVFIGHLMKDIRVEDGDLHLGAGVTYSEAAPLIACHIPEAHDYWLRIGGWQVRNMGTIGANIANGSPIGDTPPLLIALGARIVLRRGDARRELPLEDFFLDYGKQDRAPGEFVERIVIPTRAGARIAAYKITKRHDSDITAVAAGLCLEVQGGVITDARLAFGGMAATPKRARAAEAALQGQPFAESSFDAAARALAQDFTPLSDMRASADYRALVARNLLRRFWLEQSDPGLPVRLRQPVGA
- the xdhB gene encoding xanthine dehydrogenase molybdopterin binding subunit; amino-acid sequence: MKDDRTAIRGLAHQDQAHDSAIKHVTGRADYTDDLTEPTGTIHAYLGLSSCAHGRITGSDFSDVLAQPGVLGVLTAADLPGVNDVSPNGKNDDPIFAEGVVQFWGQPVFAVVAETRDQARRAAHRARITYDPLPHALDPIAARDAGMGYVTDPLTLRRGDAPAALARAPHRIEGRFAIGGQDHFYLEGQIALAIPGEDDDVALHVSTQHPSEVQHMVAHVLNVSSHSVVVNVRRMGGGFGGKETQMNLFACVAAVAAKRWNRAVKIRPDRDDDMIATGKRHDFVVDYAVGFDDQGRIQAVEGDWYARCGFSADLSGPVTDRALFHADNAYFYPDVRISSHPLKTNTVSNTAFRGFGGPQGVIVAERMIEEIAYALGLDPLEVRKRNLYQNGQLTPYHQEVTDQILPRIFDELEASSDYHARRQAVLDWNAKGGVIRKGISLVPVKFGISFTATWFNQAGALIHIYSDGSIHLNHGGTEMGQGLNTKVAQVVAEAFQCDIARIKITKTTTEKVPNTSATAASSGTDLNGMAALDAADQIKARLVGFVAERWQVAPGDVAFLPGQIRAGDHLIPFTEVIRAAYMARIHLSAAGFYKTPKIHWDRATGKGRPFYYYAYGAAVSEVSVDTLTGEYVIDRTDVLHDVGRSLNPALDRGQVEGAFVQGAGWLTIEELWWSEQGQLKTHAPSTYKVPLASDRPRIFNVALADWSEASERTIKRSKAVGEPPFMLGISVFEAINMAVASVAGYREPARLDAPATPERVLMAVERLRG
- the xdhC gene encoding xanthine dehydrogenase accessory protein XdhC, which produces MIRVRVTSARGSTPREAGAEMIVGPDTIQGTIGGGQLEYMAIDRARQMLARGEATARMDIPLGPEIGQCCGGRVILSLDREAPTPPAHPDALIFGAGHVGRALSRALQPLPVNALLIDSRPEELARASGPTRLTPLPEALIRDARPGTFVVILTHDHALDFLLAAEALARRDLAYVGMIGSATKRAQFARFAIARGLDPAPLTCPIGAGFSRDKRPEIIAAFTAAELMACLTLSSSRKYPCNS